In the Glycine max cultivar Williams 82 chromosome 19, Glycine_max_v4.0, whole genome shotgun sequence genome, AAACATTAAGAAATGCATTTCGGTGGAAAGATAGAGTTGGACCCTGGGAACAGAGACCTGGGCACTTTGGTGATGTTTGGAGCTATTGGACAGATGAAGGATTTGGTTATTTTGAGGGTCTTCAAGTAAGTACATTTATTATGATAACAATCACATTTTGTTGTTATTGTGAAATTCAATCATGAcaagccattttttttttgtgtgtgtagcTAGCAGAGGACATTGGTGCAAGGCCATTGTGGGTATTTAACAACGGTACTTTCACATTTGTTGCTATATGCCATgtttgattttaaacttttaatacaGTGTAAGGACCATTGTTGAATCTGTCCTTTTGTGTATGTTTAATTCAATAATACATACTGATCAAGTTGATACAAACATCATCACACCTTTTGTGCAAGTATATTTTACTATTCTTGTTTCTTCCCTACACcatattactttttcttttatgaaacaatggaataaaatattttcctcACAATGCCATAATTGTTTACCTTAGGAAGCCCTTGATGGTATTGAGTTTGCCAGAGATGAGGCTACTTCTAGATGGGGTTCCCTTAGAGCATCTATGGGGCACCCAAAGCCTTTTGACCTAAAAAATGTTGCTATTGGAAATGAAGATTGTGGAAAGACAAACTACCAAGGCATGCTCTCTCGTtttcttttatccttttttaagTATTTACACTGAGTGACTTTTTTGAAGAGTTAGATATTAATCtctcaaataataaaatctatttaagagtttcaacaaatatatatcatatgCTTAAAGTTAAAGGacataattatctttaaatCATAACACATCTGAGTTGCTTAAGaatttagaatttttgcatCGAAATGCAAGAATTTTCTATTAAACGTGATTTGGACATAATTCCAAACTCACTCTTAGTGTATGACCACACTATGTGACTTTTAGTTTCATATTAACAATAATCCTTTTAGTttattctctttattttatcttattttattttcaaaatttaagttGCTGAGAAATAAATGTCAAAGAGTTTGTCTaatctatttttaaaacatttaggAACTACCTAGCTTTCTACAAGACAATACGACATGCGAATCCGGATATCCAAATTATTTCCAAACCATTAGATCACCCAGCCGATATGTATGATTACCACGCAATATCCTATCTCTTACAATTAACATTCGTTATCTCATACTTTCATTTACTTAGAAGAATAATGTGTATATCTTagttttctctttgttttatcCTTTCTCATATACTCTAACTTTCTTTCCAGACTTATCCTCATGAAGctataaaaatgtttaataacGCTCATGTGTTTGATAAGACACCACGAAATGACCCAAAGGTTTTGCAATCCACATctaactttcttaattatttttctctcagCGTGTATTTATATTATGTATAGATTTGATATACTTGAATTAGTGCCTTGAGTGATTTGAATACCATACAGCTTTTGTGAGTGAGTATGCTCCAATTGGAGACATACAAGCTAAGCATGGAACCCTTTTGGGAGCTGTGTCCGAAGCTGGATTCCTTATTGGATTAGAAAGAAACAGGTTCATTGTagcttaatttatattaattgttgtaACCGTTGCTCAAGTGcttcaaattgaaaatgaatCATCCACAATTGAGATGAAGGAAGGATGTTGGAAAAAATCAAGATATCATAATCACTTTTTTCATGAGGCTCATGcttgttttttatgttcttaaagaTGGCCCAAGGAAGAGCTTAAATGAGAGTCAATTACTTTGTTCTTTGAAATATAATCATACTAGTTTTACGCTCATCattctaatttttcatttaggatGCAGTGATCATGTGATAATGGCTAGCTATACGCCACTTTTTGTAAATGCAAATGACAGGATGTATGCACTTTTACCATAAAATTTCTATCatctctccctcttttcccaTAAATCTATAGAATAAGAATGCTACATCTGTAAATGGTACTCAAATTTCCAAAATGCCAAGATAGGTGGATTTATAAATTAAGACAATTGCTCATGATGGCCACATTGAGATGtatcattttttctctcttcataGGTGGAACCGGGATGCAATTGTTTTTAATTCCAATCATGTATATGGAACTCCTAGCTATTGGGTGCAGTTTATGTTTAGAGAGTCAAATGGAGCAACATTTCTAAAATCACAACTTCAAACGCCTGACTCTGATTCAGTTCCTGCATCTGCAATTCTTTGGATAAATCCCCAAGATAAAAAAacttacttaaaaataaaggtAATACACATACTCTTTGCTgtagttatttatttgttttcttacaCACGCACAAATTGTAGGTGCTAGATACCCAACTATGATTGGTTTCCGAGGAAGCAGAATACGATATTAGACAAACTTTACCTTCAATGTCATGGGATTAGATTCTTAGAATATTACTTACAAAAGGTTTTATTTAATCACTACTTATTTGAGAGCTAGTCTTACAActatgattagaaaaaaaataccaatcaaagaaagaaagaaaaaaagaattataggaGCAAATTACTACACTTTTCTATATTTTGGTCTTGATAGACTTGCTATTTATTACAATTGCTTTTACTAGAAATGCCATCACCTTAAAGCAATTGACTTGTCTAGGTTGCAAACGTGGGGAacaaccaaataaattttaagatttcCCTAAATGGATTTGAGAGCTCAAATGCAACTAAGGCAACAAAGACAATGCTCACATCTGAAAATGCATTAGATGAGAATAGCTTCGCAAATCCCAAAGAGGttcatataactttttttattctctttctttttttattaaaagttaaccattaatataataattaggcTAGTATGCGGATCTAACAtctaattttatgtttgttttgtacACAGATAGTACCAAAGCGAAATCCACTTCAGAGTGCTAGACATACTTCCTCCAGTTTCATTGACActatttgatttattaaaaaatcaatgattAAAGATCATAATTTTAGTTTACACATCCAATTATAGCATGCTCTTAAAGCAACATCTATTGCTAAGGTTATATATGACAAGTTGAGAGTTGTTCCTGGGTGATGCAACTTCTATAAGGATTTTCATTAGAAATTGTCGTCTCTTTTCATTTCGTGGGATGACGGTTCCTATAAGAATCTGAAAAGAATCAAAGACTTATTTATGGATAAAGTGAAAAGTATCTAAAATTAGAATAACTTtgcataaaaaagttaaaaatcaattgattttaacagtaattttataattatgaataaatataaattagctTATACATTAttctttaaatctttttaaaaataatcactagatcatttttcatcaaattcacctttttttaaaaaaattgtaacaacgggtccataataaaaacattagtaagagaactttaaaaatttaaaaactaatcaaAACAAAAGCACGCACTTATGTCACCTTTGATATAAAGAATTgagaatgataaaataaaaataaaaagaaatgggTTAAAATAAGAGAGGATGAAGTTTACTATGAAAAAGGATGAAGTGTAAGTCTTATAACTTATATTTTGACCTAAATTAATTCTAAAAGTATATAAGATGAAGATtgtcttttattaatatattttatattgatgttatctctaattaatataaaatttaagttttttttaatatattttttcatttccaaCACTTGTTAATGTGACTCATTAATAGATCTAAAATATACTttgatatcattttaaaatttgaattataggCTTAATTGAatctaacaaaattaacttgTTAGATAAAACTCAATCtcacttaaatattttatttgagttaTATGACTagttgattttgaaatttttaacttATCCTCTTATATCAAAGAATTGAATATCTCAAAATGTAAAGTTTTTGTGATTAAACAAGTATAAATATGATCTGATAAGAGTCTAATAAAAGACAATAGTGTTTactcaaaatcaaataaattactaatatttttttcacgaTAAGTGCAAACttaatttaaagattaaaaacaaaagctggtaaaagttttttttaagagaaaaaaagttgGTAAAAATccagaaactaaaaatagagTTTATCGTAATGAAATTTTGTAAAGAAACCGAAAAGCATTGATTAAGAttgaatgatgatgatgatagaaAAGAGTGAGAAGTGTGAGATAGGAGTAGTAGTTAAAGCAAGAGTGGCTAGTAGTAGTTGCTGCTAATGCACCAGCACTAGCTCTTGCTCTTGCACTTTCCCTTTCAGTTAACACTCTGATTCGATTCGATTCATATAAGCCAATGATTATTACTAACTAGCCACGCTCCACTTAAACAAAACCCAACCACGTCCTCATCTCGATGCGACGTCGTTTCACTCCCAAACGCACCTTCCCCAGAATCACCaccattcatttcattttctaaccCCTTTTTAATAACACAAACCTAAACCCACatactctctctttctctctcctctctctctctctctaacatGGACCAACAGCAGCGCCACGTCAGCAGCGGAACTACTAATCCTGTGGCCGTGCTCCGCTTCTCCACGGGGCGCGCCTTCCCCTTCGCACGCCTCATCGCCGCCTCCCGCCGCCGCCTATTCCTCTCCGACTGCGCCGACCACCGATCGGACGACGACGGAGACAGCGACGCCGACGCCGGCGAGTGCGCGTACTCGCGCGCGGTGCTGGTGCTCGACATGGTGTGGAACCTCGCCTTCGTCGTCGCCGCCGCCGGCGTCCTCCTCTCCACGCTCCGAGAGCGGCCAGCGACGCCGCTGAGGCTCTGGCTCTGCGGCTACGCCTTCGAGTGCGTCCTTCACATGGCGTTCGTGTACTTCGAATTCCGAACCAGAATTCGCGATTCCTTCTCTCACACTACCTATAGGTAACTAACTAACTCTACTTCACTAgcactgctttttttttttttttgcaatttctgagtcaataattgattattttaatttaaatttgttttgtcGCGGAAATTTTAGTGTATTTCGtcgtttaattttattttttaaaaattgaaattgtgtGTGTGAACTGTGATGAGAAGGTCTTTGATGTTGTTAGCCATTAGAAGACATGTGATGATGTTGTTGAATTGATGGCGTGTGGTTGGGaggtataattataattattatactaaTAAGGTGTTGGTCacagttataaattataattattagaatagCTGTTGCTTTTTAAAATTGGTcatggattattattattattattgtgtattGGGAGCAGCTGATTGGCTGTGAAGCTTACTTGCTTTTCCACTATGGTTGCTAAATTTTGGTGAATTGGTGGAAAGGGAAGTGCTTGTTTTACTTGGGCTGTTTCTGAATCACATATTGAGACTTGTTCGCCTCGTAGTGATGAACTAAATGAGTTATTTTAGAAGATTCTTACCTCATTTcactctttattatttttttttagcattGTGAAGAAGCTAGAGCCTATGAACACTCTGGCATCATCTGTTTGGTGGGTGTTTGGATTTTATTGGATTGTTGTGGGTGGCCAAGCACTTTTGGAAGATTCTCCACATCTCTACTGGTGAGCTAGAACCTTaatttggattttgttttgcttttcttattttttgggGTGGGATAGGGGGTAGATAACAAAAGTTATTATGTATGCCAAGAAAGCATAATAGAACTACTCAAGATTTGTACAATTGGgtaacctttttttctttcttttctttaagtaAAACAACAGTTTGAAAAGGAAACAAGAATTTTACTTCTCAAAAGTTCCTCCTTACTTGACTCCTCAGCAGGATTAGATAGATATGAAGATTATACTTAAAAAGTTTGGAAAGGGGATTATTGTAGAATGTTCAGTCTTCAATTGGATaccatataattatataaatgaggggattgaaatgaagagaaaatttaattgttatatgTCTGCCCATGATTAATTTGTCTTGATGTGTTACTTCAAATAGCATAAATGTGTAATTTAATGTTTGATGGGCCTTTGAGTCACATgtataaaagaaggaaaaggaggGACTGTAGGGCATGCCTAACAATGATAATGCCCTGCACATGTATCACAGGATGAAAAGGATTGTACCAGGGACAGGGGCAGGGGTAGGGGCAGGGGCAATGGAGGTAGGAATCTAATCAATGAAAGGAGCAAGGGAGTGGAAGGAAGTGATAGGATAGGAGAGAGGGAAGAATATAATAACAAGGACTGGTGGCAGGGGATTTGGCAATCATGGGGGAAAGGAACTCATATTGTATATATGAGTGGTACAGAGAAGAGGGGGAATATCATAGAATTTGGCATAGGCTGTGGGAGCCTGAGTGGCCTTTGAAGGACTGCTCATTGCAGCTTCTTAGTGCTCTGTTCTTTTCTATCTTTCTTGTTTGTGGCTTCTAGTCTATAGAGGATTATCTTCTGTTGTATGATCTAAGCTTCCTATGTTAGATAAATAATACTCTGAATTTCATATTCTATTAGTATAATCTAAGCTTTTGTTCgaaatttctctttaatttctttcaaattttgggAGAATTGAGATGAAGTTAAACAagatccttcttttcttttggaaaatcattattatttctCAATTCTCTCTAGACAGccatataatttacatttttcttgCTTTTCCAGCCTTAAAACTATTGATGAAATATAATATTCCTATTGGTTTAACTAAATAAGTAGTTAAATGATATGACCCATGGTTAGGACCTAGGACTAACAAGCTTCATTATGTTggaattttgtatttaattctTACACTGGAAATTTGGAGTTACCTTTTACATGACATGGTGCATAAATAGGAGTTTTTTTGGTAAAGGCTCCCGATTTCTTTTGAgataaattttgatcaaaaagTGGGCTCTTGAGGAGTTGGAATTACTATTACTATTTCAAACTAGACCTGTAACTGTCCTACCTGTATGCTTGACTCTGTTTTATTGGGATTAGGCATCTcgtttattagtatatataactaatttacTACCTGTTTGTTTACTTCCTCTTCTAATGTAATTCTTTAGTGTTCTGTTTTCGAATGATGTATTGGGTGTATGGGATGCTCAATTATGTATTTTCACATTTGTGCAGGTTAACAGTGGTCTTTCTAGCCTTTGacgtattttttattatcttttgcaTTGGGATGGCATGTATAGTTTTCTTTGCTCTCTTCTGCATCATCCCAATAATAGCATTAGCTTATGCTATGAGAATCAGAGAAGGTGCATCAGAAGAAGATATCAGGTCACTTCCTATGTATAGGTTTAGCCTGTCAAATTCATTGGTGATGGTTGATGACAACAAGAAGCAACTTGTTAAAGTAAGAGTAGATTCATGCAATGGAAGCCATATGAGTGAACTTTCTCTCCATCCAGATGATTCTGTGAGTGCTGACTGTGTTCTCATATCTCCCATGTAGTGATTATTTGGTGCTAatatcattttgttgtttgtaCCTTGTAACTGATGTCTTtctatgttaaattttattccCTTTAGCTGCCTTGTTAACTTTATGTAATTCTGATATTTGGTCTGATCTATCATTCTTTAATTAGTAATTACTCAATTGCATTGCATTTT is a window encoding:
- the LOC100808066 gene encoding E3 ubiquitin-protein ligase At4g11680 — protein: MDQQQRHVSSGTTNPVAVLRFSTGRAFPFARLIAASRRRLFLSDCADHRSDDDGDSDADAGECAYSRAVLVLDMVWNLAFVVAAAGVLLSTLRERPATPLRLWLCGYAFECVLHMAFVYFEFRTRIRDSFSHTTYSIVKKLEPMNTLASSVWWVFGFYWIVVGGQALLEDSPHLYWLTVVFLAFDVFFIIFCIGMACIVFFALFCIIPIIALAYAMRIREGASEEDIRSLPMYRFSLSNSLVMVDDNKKQLVKVRVDSCNGSHMSELSLHPDDSECCICLCPYVEGEELYRLPCTHHFHCGCISRWLRTKATCPLCKFNILRGDTLV